The Polaromonas sp. SP1 DNA window TTATGACACGGCAGCGGCCGAGCCCATTCTTCGCGGCGGCGGCCCCGCCGATTACTTCGCCGTGACGCCCGACAACCTTTTTCGCATGTTCAGGCCGCGCTGACGGCACCTTCGTTGCGCCTGAAACCTCCAGACACGCCTCATTTCACTCTCTCCACCATGACCGAAACCACCACACCCGCCTCCGTCCCTGCAACCGGCGCCGAACGCCCCCGCAACCCGCAGCGCAACCGGCCCCAGGGCCAGCCGCAGCGCACGCGCGAGGTGCATCCGGCGCTGGAAAAGCTGTTTGAGCTGTACCCCAAGCTGTTCGGCGCGCATTTCCTGCCGCTCAAGCTGGGGGCGTTCCAGGACTTGCTGGCGGCGCACCCCGAAGCCTTCAAGAAGGACGAGCTGAAGGTCGCGCTCGGGCTGCACGCACGATCGACGCGCTACCTTGAATGTGTGGCCGCCGGCCACCCACGCCATAACCTGCAAGGCGAGCCGGTGGAGCCGGTGGCGCCGGAGCATGTGCACCACGCCATCATGGAAGTGTTCCGGCGCCGCCAGGCGCGGTCAAAGGAAGATTTGCGCCCCCATGTCCGCGCGCGCCTGATGGAAGCCATCGAGGCGTCGGGCCTGAGCCGCGAAGCCTATGCCGAGTGCATCCGCACCCAGGATGAGGTGTCGACCGCGCTGCTGGACGAAGCTTTCGCCGAGTTGGCTGCGCAGGCTGCCAAGCGCGAGGCGCTGATGCGGGCATTTGAGGCCAGCGGCAAGACCGAAGCCGAGTTTGCTGATATGTACGGCATGAACCCGGCCGAGGTTGGCCATACGCTGGAGCGCGTGCGCGCTGCGCGGCAGGCCTGAGTTTTTCCGCACGCACAAAAAAGCCGGCGCATGCGCCGGCTTTTTTAATCAAGCAAGGCCGCTTAGCCTTGCGCGTTCTGCAACGCAGCGATGCGCTCTTCAATCGGCGGGTGCGTGGCAAACAGCTTGCCGATGCTGCCGGTAATGCCCATGGCCTCGACCGCTTTGGGCAACTCGCCGGGCTGCATGCCGCCCAGGCGGGCCAGCGCATTCATCATGGGCTGGCGGCGGCCCATCAGCTGGGCAGCGCCCGCGTCGGCACGGAACTCACGCTGGCGCGAGAACCAGGCCACGACGATGGCGGCCGCAAAACCGAGCACGATGTCCAGAATGATGGTGCTGACGTAGTAGCCGATGCCGGGGCCGGAGTTGTTGTCGCTGCCGCGGCGCAGGAAGCTGTCGACGGCGTAGCCGATCACGCGCGAGAGGAAGACCACAAAGGTGTTCATCACGCCCTGGATCAGCGTCATGGTGACCATGTCGCCATTGGCGATGTGGGCGATCTCGTGGCCGAGCACGGCCTCGATCTCTTCCTTGGTCATGCCTTGCAGCAAGCCGGTAGACACGGCGACCAGCGACGAGTTTTTAAACGCACCGGTAGCAAAGGCATTGGGCGCGCCTTCAAAAATGCCGACTTCAGGCATGCCGATCTGGGCTTTGTCGGCCAGCTTGCGCACGGTCTCGACAATCCAGGCCTCATCGGCGTTCTGGGCATCGTTGATGAGGCGGACGCCGGCGCTCCATTTGGCCACGGGCTTGCTGATCAGCAGCGAGATGATGGCGCCGCCAAAACCGATCACCAGCGCAAACCCGAGCAACATGCCCAGGTTCAGGCCGTTGGGGGTGAGGTAACGGTTGACGCCCAGCAGGCTGGCAACAATGCCCAGCACCGCCACAACGGCGACGTTGGTCAAGATAAACAGAAAAATACGTTTCATGGGTTCTCCGTGGGGTCGGTGAAAAATCCCGCCTTGGGCAGGATATGAGGGCCTTCCGGCCCCGTTCAAGCGGGCTTGCGTGCAGGCCGGCTGATTTTTATCTGTTGTTTATGACAGCCTATGACGGCTGCGGCGGCCTGAATACAAAAGAGTCATCATAAAAGGAAAAGTTCTCGTTCTCGGGCCACCAGCCTGGCACGCCCAGCACCGGCAAAGGCGCAAAAGGCTTGGCGGCGAGCTTGGCCGCGCTCAGGTCGGCCGCTACCCAGGCGTCCAGTTCCGCTATTGAATTCATAGCGGAATCTGCAATGTACACGTGGGCTGTGATGGATTTTCGTGGTTGAAGAAGCTTTTCAAGCAGGGCGTGGCCGAAGAGCACAAGCTGCGCTTGCTGCCACAGCGCCCGATGCGTGACGAAGAGGCCTTTCCAGTCGCGGGCGATGAGCGCGTCCCACAGCGGCTGCGGCGCCGAAAGGAAAGCCGCGTTTTCGTCAAACACCGTCAGGGCATCACGCACCGGCCCGCGCACCGCTGCGATGCCTGCAGCGGCAATTTCGGCGTCCTGCAGCTGGTTAAGCCTGCATTTGGTCTGCGGAAAGCGCATCCAGCACAGGCCGTTAAAAAAATCGTGCGAACCCTCGCGGGTCGGGCACAGCCGGGTTCGGGCGATAAAACTCTCGTAAGCCTCACCGGAAGGCAGGCTGCACTGCGGCGCGAAGCACACCGGCGCGGGCTGCACGGCGTTCAGCGCCTGGTGCAGTGCCACACCGGCGCCGACGGCGCAGGCCACGCGCTGGCCGGGTTCGCGCCAGGCTTGCAGCCAGGGACGGGTCCAGTCGATGGGGGGCAGCGGCGCCGGCGTTTTCATGGCGGTCAGGCCCTGGCCGGCTTGTGCTGCTTTCTGTCGCGCACCATGACCGTGGACTTGCCTTCGTCAGCGATGTCAAAAAGCTGGGTCGCCACAAGCAGCTTGGTCAGCGTGGCATAGCCGTAGTTGCGGTGGTCAAACGAGGCCTGGTTGGCGATCTGGGTGCCGACCGCACCGACGCGCGCCCAGCCTTCGTCGTCAGCCGCGGCCTGCACCGCATTGCGCAGCAGCATGACGAGTTTGGCGTCCTGCTTGAGTTGCGCAGGCGTGGCGCGCAACGGTATTGTGGACACCGCTTCACCGTCGTCCCTGCCGTCGCCGTGGGTGCCGCCCGGAGCGTCAGCAACGGCAATAGGACGCAGCTTGTCGAGAAACAGGAAACGGGAGCAGGCATTGACAAAGGGCTCCGGTGTTTTCTGTGCGCCGAAGCCGTAAACCGCCGCCCCCTTGGCGCGCAGGTGCATGACCAGCGGGGTGAAGTCGGCATCCGACGAGACGATGCCGAAAGCATCGGGCCGGTCGGTATAGAGCAGCTCCAGCGCGTCGATCACCATGGCCATGTCGCTGGCGTTTTTGCCTTTGGTGTAGTCAAACTGCTGCATGGGGCGGATGGCATGCTCGTGCAGCACTTCTTCCCAGCCCTTGAGCTCGTTCTTCTTCCAGTTGCCGTAAGCGCGCCGGATGTTGGTCTCACCGAAGGTCGACAGCTCGTTGAGGATCAGGTCGATCTTGGAGGCTGGCGAGTTGTCGGCGTCTATGAGCAAGGCAACGCGCGGCTTGTGGTCCATCAGGGGCTTTCGGAAGTGTGCAGTTTCCAGGGCAGGTTTTCGCCCGAGCGCAAAGGCTTGAGCTCGGCCTCGCCAAAGGCATAGCTTTCGGGCGGGCGCCAGCTTTCCCTCTTGAGCGTGATGCTGCCGGTATTACGCGGCAGGCCGTAAAAGTCGGCGCCGTTGAAGCTGGCAAAGGCCTCGAGTTTGTCCAGCGCATTGGCGGTGTCGAAGGCCTCAGCGTAGAGCTCCATGGCGGCATGCGCGGTGTAGCAGCCTGCGCAGCCGGTGGCGTGCTCCTTTAGGTGGGCCGGGTGCGGCGCGCTGTCGGTGCCGAGGAAAAAGCGGTTGTTGCCGCCGGTGGCGGCCTCAACCAGTGCCAGGCGATGCGTTTCGCGCTTGAGCACCGGCAGGCAGTAGTAGTGCGGGCGGATGCCGCCGGTGAAAATCGCGTTGCGGTTGTAAAGCAGGTGGTGCGCGGTGACGGTCGCGCCCGTGAATTTTCCGGCGTCCCGCACGTAGTGGGCGGCTTCGCGGGTAGTGATGTGCTCGAAGACGATTTTGAGCTCAGGGAAGTCGCGGCGCAGCGGGATCAACTGGGTATCGATGAACACCGCCTCGCGGTCAAACAGGTCGATGTCGGACGAAGTGACTTCGCCATGCACCAGCAGCAGCATGCCGGCCTTCTGCATGGCCTCCAGCGTCTTGTAGGTCTTGCGCAGGTCGGTCACGCCGGCATCGCTGTTGGTGGTGGCGCCGGCCGGATAGAGCTTGGCCGCGACCACGCCGGCGTTTTTGGCGCGGGCAATCTCGTCGGGCGGCAGGTTGTCGGTCAGGTAAAGCGTCATCAGCGGCTCGAACTTCACACCGGCCGGCACGGCGGCCTGGATGCGTTCGCGGTAGGCAACCGCCTGCGCAGCGGTGGTCACTGGCGGGCGCAGGTTGGGCATGATGATGGCCCGGCCGAATTGTGCGGCGGTATGGGGCACGACAGTGTGCAGGGCCTCGCCGTCACGCACATGCAGGTGCCAATCGTCGGGGCGGGTGATCGTCAGGGTGGGGGTCGCGCTCGAAGCGGGGGTGCTGGTGGCTGAAGTCATGACTGAATTGTCGCACCGCCGGGCGTGAAAGGACACCCGGCCGACCCCGCAAATACCGGCCACGCGGAGGAAGTGGGCACTTCCCGTCCGCGCGACCGGTGAGGCTAAAACCTACAGCAGGTAATCGCCGCTTTCTTCGGGTTGAAACAGCACAGCCCGGATTTGCGCCGATGCCCTGGCCCCCTGGGGGCCGCCCCAGTGCGCTACCTGTCCGACCGAAAGGCCCAGCAAGGCGGCTCCTACCGGCGAGAGCACCGACACGGAGCCTACGGCGGGCTCGGCATCGTGCGGGTAACACAGGATCAGCTTGCGCTGTTCACCGGTCAGGGTGTCGGCGATCAGCACTTGCGAATACATGGTGACCACATGCGGCGGCACCTCGTGCGAAGACACCAGTTCCGCGCCGTTGATCACCTCTTCAATGGCGCCGGATTCCACCGAAACCCCGGCGGGCGGGCGGCGCAGCAGGTTGGAGATGCGGACATGGTCAAGCTCAGTCATCGTGCGCGGCTGAGAAGCGAAAACAAACATGGGAAAACTCCTGGATCAGATGCCCGGAACAGGCTTACCGGGCAAGCCACGCTGAGGTGGGGCCCGACGATCTGGAGGTAGCGCTATGAAAGAGAAATGGGGAAGGCGATCGCCGGGCTCAGGAATGTGCCACCGGCTGATGCGGCCACTGCAGCGCATGACCTGCACAGGCCCGCACATCCACCGCCACTGCAACAGCAGTGAACAGGCGGTTTGCAAGGAGCAAGGCAGTCATGGGCATGGCAGGCATGAACAATGAGCGCCGGCCGTCAGGCCGGCATCGCTCAGTGCGCCAGGATCTTGTTGAGGAAATCCTTGGTGCGCGGCTGGCGGTTTTCAGGATGATTGAAGAACTCGTCTTTCGAGCAGTCTTCCAGGATCTTGCCGCCGACGTCCATAAAAATCACGCGGCTGCCGACCTTGCGGGCAAAGCCCATTTCGTGGGTCACCACCATCATGGTCATGCCTTCAACGGCCAGACCCATCATGCAGTCCAGCACTTCGCCCACCATTTCGGGGTCAAGCGCGGATGTGGGTTCATCAAACAGCATGGCGATCGGGTCCATGCTGAGTGCTCGGGCAATCGCCACGCGCTGCTGCTGGCCGCCCGACAACTGGCCGGGGAACTTGTCTTTGTGCGCCATCAGGCCCACGCGGTCAAGGTATTTGAGGCCGTGCTTCTTTGCTTCGTCCGGTTTGCGGTTCAGCACCTTGACCTGCGCCAGCGTCAGGTTCTCGGTCACGCTCAGGTGAGGGAACAGCTCGAAATTCTGGAACACCATGCCGACGCGGCTGCGCAGCTTCGGCAGATCCGTCTTGGGGTCATGCACAGCCTTGCCATCGACAAAGATCTGGCCCTTCTGGAAAGGCTCCAGCGCGTTGATGGTCTTGATGAGCGTTGACTTGCCCGAGCCCGAAGGGCCGCAGACCACAACAACTTCACCCTTTTTGATGCTGGTGGTGCAGTTATTGAGAACCTGCACTTCACCGTACCATTTGGAAACTTCTTTCAACTCAATCATCTTCTTCTCCAGTGTTCTCTTTGAGATTCGTGTGCCTTGAAAGCGGCGTTCTCAGCGAATGATGGCGATTCTGCTGTTCAGGCGCTTGACCAGATAGGACAGCCCGAAGCACATCACGAAATAAACCACGGCAGCCAGCAGGTAGGCCTCTTCAGGGCGGCCATAAATCTTGCCGGCGGTGCTGAAGCCCTTGAGCAGGTCGTACGCGCCGATGGCATAGACGAGCGACGTATCCTGGAACAGGATGATGGTCTGGGTCAGCAGGATGGGCACCATGTTGCGAAAAGCCTGCGGCAGGATGATCAGCTTCATGTTCTG harbors:
- a CDS encoding ProQ/FINO family protein; this translates as MTETTTPASVPATGAERPRNPQRNRPQGQPQRTREVHPALEKLFELYPKLFGAHFLPLKLGAFQDLLAAHPEAFKKDELKVALGLHARSTRYLECVAAGHPRHNLQGEPVEPVAPEHVHHAIMEVFRRRQARSKEDLRPHVRARLMEAIEASGLSREAYAECIRTQDEVSTALLDEAFAELAAQAAKREALMRAFEASGKTEAEFADMYGMNPAEVGHTLERVRAARQA
- the htpX gene encoding protease HtpX codes for the protein MKRIFLFILTNVAVVAVLGIVASLLGVNRYLTPNGLNLGMLLGFALVIGFGGAIISLLISKPVAKWSAGVRLINDAQNADEAWIVETVRKLADKAQIGMPEVGIFEGAPNAFATGAFKNSSLVAVSTGLLQGMTKEEIEAVLGHEIAHIANGDMVTMTLIQGVMNTFVVFLSRVIGYAVDSFLRRGSDNNSGPGIGYYVSTIILDIVLGFAAAIVVAWFSRQREFRADAGAAQLMGRRQPMMNALARLGGMQPGELPKAVEAMGITGSIGKLFATHPPIEERIAALQNAQG
- a CDS encoding DUF3025 domain-containing protein: MKTPAPLPPIDWTRPWLQAWREPGQRVACAVGAGVALHQALNAVQPAPVCFAPQCSLPSGEAYESFIARTRLCPTREGSHDFFNGLCWMRFPQTKCRLNQLQDAEIAAAGIAAVRGPVRDALTVFDENAAFLSAPQPLWDALIARDWKGLFVTHRALWQQAQLVLFGHALLEKLLQPRKSITAHVYIADSAMNSIAELDAWVAADLSAAKLAAKPFAPLPVLGVPGWWPENENFSFYDDSFVFRPPQPS
- a CDS encoding NYN domain-containing protein, translating into MDHKPRVALLIDADNSPASKIDLILNELSTFGETNIRRAYGNWKKNELKGWEEVLHEHAIRPMQQFDYTKGKNASDMAMVIDALELLYTDRPDAFGIVSSDADFTPLVMHLRAKGAAVYGFGAQKTPEPFVNACSRFLFLDKLRPIAVADAPGGTHGDGRDDGEAVSTIPLRATPAQLKQDAKLVMLLRNAVQAAADDEGWARVGAVGTQIANQASFDHRNYGYATLTKLLVATQLFDIADEGKSTVMVRDRKQHKPARA
- the pyrC gene encoding dihydroorotase, translated to MTSATSTPASSATPTLTITRPDDWHLHVRDGEALHTVVPHTAAQFGRAIIMPNLRPPVTTAAQAVAYRERIQAAVPAGVKFEPLMTLYLTDNLPPDEIARAKNAGVVAAKLYPAGATTNSDAGVTDLRKTYKTLEAMQKAGMLLLVHGEVTSSDIDLFDREAVFIDTQLIPLRRDFPELKIVFEHITTREAAHYVRDAGKFTGATVTAHHLLYNRNAIFTGGIRPHYYCLPVLKRETHRLALVEAATGGNNRFFLGTDSAPHPAHLKEHATGCAGCYTAHAAMELYAEAFDTANALDKLEAFASFNGADFYGLPRNTGSITLKRESWRPPESYAFGEAELKPLRSGENLPWKLHTSESP
- a CDS encoding GreA/GreB family elongation factor produces the protein MFVFASQPRTMTELDHVRISNLLRRPPAGVSVESGAIEEVINGAELVSSHEVPPHVVTMYSQVLIADTLTGEQRKLILCYPHDAEPAVGSVSVLSPVGAALLGLSVGQVAHWGGPQGARASAQIRAVLFQPEESGDYLL
- a CDS encoding amino acid ABC transporter ATP-binding protein, translating into MIELKEVSKWYGEVQVLNNCTTSIKKGEVVVVCGPSGSGKSTLIKTINALEPFQKGQIFVDGKAVHDPKTDLPKLRSRVGMVFQNFELFPHLSVTENLTLAQVKVLNRKPDEAKKHGLKYLDRVGLMAHKDKFPGQLSGGQQQRVAIARALSMDPIAMLFDEPTSALDPEMVGEVLDCMMGLAVEGMTMMVVTHEMGFARKVGSRVIFMDVGGKILEDCSKDEFFNHPENRQPRTKDFLNKILAH